In Methylococcus geothermalis, one genomic interval encodes:
- a CDS encoding Tim44 domain-containing protein yields the protein MKKTFGFALSTALITVLLFSGMNEAFAKRLGGGSSFGSRPSYSEPYRRSTDGNSFSQTQRPGYQPSQPASAASQRNQAVREAYSRRGGLMGMLGGLALGGLLGAMLFGGAFEHLNFLDILLFAGVGYGLYRLLAARRPQPQPAAGAGYYPHSEPATGLKPSSERPAFDTDLLSRRGRAQPGRTLPADFDPAGFLNGAKAAYRQLQAAWDERDLGTLRALATDKVFAELQDQLRASAEPHRTELLRVDAEILEVSDRGDEREVAVLFDVTLREAPAEEAAVVHEVWHFVRSRSSRQPTWFLDGIQQVEA from the coding sequence ATGAAAAAGACTTTCGGTTTCGCGCTAAGCACGGCGCTCATCACAGTCCTGCTGTTTTCCGGTATGAACGAAGCATTCGCCAAACGTCTGGGCGGGGGAAGTTCTTTCGGGAGCAGGCCGTCGTACAGCGAACCCTATCGGCGTTCGACCGATGGCAATTCTTTCTCCCAAACGCAGCGGCCGGGTTACCAGCCCAGCCAGCCGGCCAGCGCCGCGAGCCAGCGCAACCAGGCGGTGCGCGAGGCGTATTCCCGCCGGGGTGGCTTGATGGGCATGCTCGGCGGTCTGGCGCTGGGCGGTCTGCTGGGAGCCATGCTGTTCGGCGGCGCTTTCGAGCATCTGAATTTTCTCGATATCCTTTTGTTCGCGGGGGTCGGCTATGGCCTCTACCGGCTGTTGGCTGCGCGCAGGCCCCAGCCTCAGCCTGCGGCGGGAGCCGGGTACTACCCCCATTCGGAACCTGCCACGGGCCTGAAGCCTTCTTCGGAACGTCCTGCATTCGATACCGATCTGCTGTCCCGTCGCGGACGAGCACAGCCGGGGCGGACCCTGCCGGCCGATTTCGACCCGGCCGGTTTTCTGAACGGTGCCAAGGCGGCCTACCGTCAGCTTCAAGCGGCTTGGGACGAGCGCGATCTGGGGACTCTGCGGGCCCTTGCGACCGACAAGGTGTTTGCCGAGCTGCAGGACCAGTTGCGGGCATCTGCCGAGCCTCACCGCACGGAACTGCTGCGGGTCGACGCGGAAATCCTCGAGGTGAGCGACCGCGGCGACGAGCGTGAAGTTGCCGTCCTGTTCGACGTCACGCTGCGCGAGGCGCCAGCCGAAGAAGCGGCTGTGGTTCACGAGGTCTGGCACTTCGTGCGATCGCGTTCGAGCCGCCAGCCCACCTGGTTCCTGGACGGCATCCAGCAGGTCGAGGCCTGA
- a CDS encoding TlpA disulfide reductase family protein, whose protein sequence is MRGVRFLAGAGLLASVLWLGYGYLRGEGPSPDLGFTTIKGERVNLGDWRGHPVLMAFWASNCRSCLEEMPELAALFRDYEGRGLRMAAVAMPYDLPSRVVTLAGKERWPFPVALDPLGELAGALRVELVPNCYLLNGDGAIVATRLGKPDFRELREAIDELLREG, encoded by the coding sequence GTGAGGGGCGTTCGTTTCCTCGCCGGTGCGGGCTTGCTCGCATCGGTGCTCTGGCTCGGCTATGGATATCTCCGGGGAGAGGGGCCGTCGCCGGATCTCGGCTTCACCACCATCAAGGGCGAAAGGGTGAATCTCGGCGACTGGCGCGGCCACCCCGTGCTGATGGCGTTCTGGGCCAGCAATTGCCGCAGTTGCCTGGAAGAAATGCCGGAACTCGCCGCGCTGTTCCGGGATTACGAAGGACGCGGCCTGCGGATGGCGGCCGTGGCGATGCCTTACGATTTGCCAAGTCGGGTAGTGACCCTGGCCGGAAAGGAACGCTGGCCGTTTCCCGTCGCTCTCGATCCGCTGGGCGAGCTGGCCGGCGCGCTCAGGGTCGAACTGGTGCCGAACTGTTACCTGCTGAACGGCGACGGCGCGATCGTCGCAACGCGCCTTGGCAAACCCGATTTCCGCGAATTGCGGGAAGCGATAGACGAGCTGCTCCGGGAGGGATGA
- the hemJ gene encoding protoporphyrinogen oxidase HemJ: MWLKAFHLIFMVTWFAGLFYLPRLFVYHTMTSDAVGIARFKIMERKLFWGIMTPAMILTLAFGIWMLADYAWELYGSSGWLHVKLTLVALLVGYHLLCWQWLRDFAEDRNTRSHLFYRWVNEVPVLFLFAIVLLASLKPF; the protein is encoded by the coding sequence ATGTGGTTGAAAGCCTTTCACCTGATCTTCATGGTGACGTGGTTCGCCGGGTTGTTCTATCTGCCGCGACTGTTCGTCTACCACACCATGACTTCCGATGCGGTGGGCATTGCCCGATTCAAGATCATGGAAAGAAAACTGTTCTGGGGCATCATGACCCCGGCGATGATCCTCACGCTCGCATTCGGTATCTGGATGCTGGCCGACTACGCCTGGGAGCTCTATGGCAGCAGCGGGTGGCTGCATGTCAAGTTGACGCTGGTGGCGCTTCTCGTCGGCTACCACCTCCTGTGCTGGCAATGGCTGCGGGATTTCGCCGAGGACCGCAATACCCGCAGCCATTTGTTCTACCGCTGGGTCAATGAAGTCCCGGTGCTGTTTCTTTTCGCCATCGTCCTGCTCGCAAGTTTGAAACCCTTCTGA
- a CDS encoding FmdB family zinc ribbon protein yields the protein MPTYDYACQSCSRDFTVMQKISDPQPACPHCGSESVTKKLSAPAVHGGSSHSSPPVSGHGCGMGGCGCKH from the coding sequence ATGCCTACCTACGACTATGCCTGCCAGTCCTGCAGCCGGGATTTCACCGTGATGCAGAAAATCAGCGATCCGCAGCCCGCCTGTCCGCACTGCGGTTCCGAGTCGGTGACCAAGAAGCTCTCGGCACCTGCCGTCCATGGCGGATCGAGTCATTCCTCGCCCCCTGTATCCGGCCACGGCTGCGGCATGGGCGGCTGCGGCTGCAAGCACTGA
- a CDS encoding LuxR C-terminal-related transcriptional regulator has translation MASKQQQIHDLWDGLAEFGPTRVNEALDHAMASLCEMIGAQQACWFGAVRLDCRDDPIDGWRACAIRYLHPHPERDAAYAEHCRRLDRGDIDPSVIANLRHAGRFRVSIQHEIVPPGWYDSEFYRNLFKPFGIRDVCYMATPVNSDMESWFGFERVGPEAPLFGETERALLEQAGPALKWFHREVALHHGLLIASKPLTPAERRLLNALFSGASEAEIAERLGLTPTTVHTYATRIYRKFGVKGRAGLSALWLGR, from the coding sequence ATGGCGTCGAAACAACAACAGATTCATGACCTGTGGGACGGGCTCGCCGAATTCGGGCCGACTCGTGTCAATGAGGCGCTCGACCATGCCATGGCCTCATTATGCGAGATGATCGGCGCGCAGCAGGCGTGCTGGTTCGGCGCGGTGCGCCTGGACTGCCGGGACGATCCGATCGACGGCTGGCGGGCCTGCGCCATTCGCTACCTTCACCCTCACCCCGAGCGGGATGCGGCCTATGCGGAGCATTGCCGCCGTCTCGATCGGGGCGACATCGACCCCAGCGTCATCGCCAATCTGCGCCATGCCGGCCGTTTCCGCGTCAGCATCCAGCACGAGATCGTGCCGCCCGGCTGGTACGACAGCGAGTTCTATCGCAATCTGTTCAAGCCCTTCGGCATCCGCGACGTCTGCTACATGGCGACCCCGGTCAACAGCGATATGGAATCCTGGTTCGGCTTCGAGCGCGTCGGTCCGGAAGCGCCTCTGTTCGGAGAGACAGAGCGTGCCCTGTTGGAGCAGGCCGGTCCGGCACTGAAATGGTTCCATCGAGAAGTCGCTCTGCATCATGGTCTGCTGATCGCCTCCAAGCCGCTCACCCCAGCCGAGCGACGGCTGCTTAACGCACTGTTCAGCGGCGCCTCCGAGGCCGAGATCGCCGAGCGGCTCGGCCTCACCCCCACCACAGTGCATACCTATGCCACCCGCATCTACCGAAAATTCGGCGTCAAAGGGCGCGCCGGCCTGAGTGCGCTGTGGCTGGGTCGTTGA